One genomic segment of Scophthalmus maximus strain ysfricsl-2021 chromosome 3, ASM2237912v1, whole genome shotgun sequence includes these proteins:
- the niban2b gene encoding protein Niban 2b isoform X2, translated as MGDVISSHLDEAKREIITARTAVVNGEFGRLYEQQYAVALFNKVRFDVEGGGGPQAQLLHRKIPLENKSIFSGSLFQYLEESKKWRNRFLFVPDSYNINCYDNKASHDRGLHPKGTINCAGYKVLTSMEQYLDLISNSLPDVKAKAGSSPFLKCASQFPLVLWHPYARHYYFCVATEKEQQKWLAVLQDCVRHANDGLSEENKVQTPAFTDAVRLYRQAQGHYGTWDMMCGVAPQILSNLVMEGLLPELRELISPRLKGKLHERQRNWMLISDAVYSLVQGQCQTQYEAVLQGCEAARCSLEASIRTDMDQIITSKEHVTNKIKAVVLPKAEKLLKVSIQPYISSILDALMEPTSRGFSEVRDVFFRELVDMSKNTLNEGTKETVAQHMEKISMLAFHPVKMNSCYEKVEHLSLEGLQQRFDVSSPSVFVQRAQILMREQMDDAVYTFEQILHQSLESLGTDELCKTIQRCQDRVIKKFDYDSSTVRKRFFREALLQIFIPYMLKQLSPSCGSELPRFQELIFEDFSRFILVENIFEEVVLHSVMKDIMMAVKEAAVQRRHNLYRDSIVLSNSDPSLHLLGESPSIDWAKEVGGAAAGEDGEDGGEGEGGEHHKTRRTKQVVSMIQVEDPSITLDPLGGNDAIPEGDEEEPEKEGGGEENVGGKASPELNEPASPKAPANPPALSNGSVLKEEDEEEDAKPQEQVKDASLKVESATGSASASEEKDAAEDGKPMLDGKAPSKPEEQVKDVSLKVESAPGSASASEKGTGEKATGEKDTGEKDTGEVKDAGEEKDTGVVKDAREEKDTGEVKDAREEKDTGEVKDAREEKDTGEVKDAREEKDTGEVKDTGEVKDAREEKDTGEVKDTGEVKDAGEEKDTGVVKDAGEVKDAGEDSQPMQDEQPPSKPEESEEALPPAPPSEILSGATGTDPETAPRVPSAFPPPPHDDSGFQSPTSQGAGGAEAAALVSSGGGGAATTAADSSTGEQ; from the exons CTCGGACTGCGGTGGTTAACGGGGAGTTTGGCCGCCTGTATGAGCAGCAGTATGCAGTGGCTCTCTTCAACAAAGTTCGCTTTGACGTGGAAGGAGGAGGCGGCCCGCAAGCGCAGCTACTGCACCGCAAG ATTCCTCTGGAAAACAAGTCCATCTTCTCTGGCTCGCTCTTTCAGTACCTGGAAGAGAGCAAGAAGTGGAGGAACCGCTTCCTCTTCGTCCCAGACTCCTACAACATCAACTGTTACGACAACAAAGCG TCCCACGACAGAGGCCTCCATCCCAAAGGAACCATAAACTGTGCCGGCTACAAAGTGCTGACGTCCATGGAGCAGTACCTGGATCTGATCAGCAACAGCCTGcctg ATGTGAAAGCCAAGGCGGGAAGCTCTCCCTTCCTGAAGTGTGCCAGCCAGTTCCCTCTGGTCCTCTGGCACCCTTACGCCCGCCACTACTACTTCTGCGTGGCGACGGAGAAGGAGCAACAGAAGTGGCTCGCCGTTCTGCAGGACTGCGTCAGACACGCCAATGACG GCCTGTCCGAGGAGAATAAAGTCCAAACGCCAGCCTTCACCGACGCAGTGCGACTCTACCGCCAGGCTCAAGGGCACTACGGCACCTGGGACATGATGTGCGGTGTCGCGCCGCAG ATCCTGTCTAACCTGGTGATGGAGGGTCTCCTCCCGGAGCTGAGGGAGCTCATCTCCCCGCGGCTCAAAGGCAAACTGCACGAGAGGCAGAGGAACTGGATGCTG atcagCGATGCGGTGTACAGCCTGGTGCAGGGCCAGTGTCAGACCCAGTACGAGGCGGTGCTGCAGGGGTGCGAGGCGGCCCGCTGCTCTCTGGAGGCCTCCATCCGAACGGACATGGACCAGATCATCACGTCCAAGGAGCACGTCACCAACAAGATCAAGG CCGTGGTTCTCCCCAAGGCTGAGAAGCTGTTGAAGGTGAGCATCCAGCCCTACATCAGCTCCATCCTGGATGCCCTGATGGAGCCGACCAGCCGCGGCTTCTCCGAGGTCCGCGACGTGTTCTTCAGAGAGCTGGTGGACATGAGCAAGAACACCCTCAACGAGGGCACCAAGGAGACCGTGgcacag cacatGGAGAAGATCTCCATGCTGGCCTTCCACCCGGTGAAGATGAACAGCTGCTACGAGAAGGTGGAGCACCTGAGCCTGGAGGGGCTGCAGCAGCGGTTCGACGTCTCCAGCCCCTCGGTGTTCGTCCAGAGGGCCCAGATCCTCATGAGAGAG CAAATGGACGATGCCGTGTATACGTTTGAGCAGATCCTTCACCAGAGCCTGGAGTCTCTGGGCACAGACGAGCTGTGTAAGACCATCCAGCGCTGCCAGGACCGAGTCATCAAG AAGTTTGACTACGACAGCAGCACGGTGAGGAAGCGTTTCTTCCGCGAGGCCCTGCTCCAGATTTTCATCCCCTACATGCTGAAGCAGCTCAGCCCCTCCTGTGGCTCG GAGCTGCCGCGCTTCCAGGAGCTGATCTTTGAGGACTTCTCCCGTTTCATCCTGGTGGAGAACATCTTTGAGGAGGTGGTGCTGCACTCGGTCATGAAGGACATCATGATGG CTGTGAAGGAGGCGGCGGTCCAGAGGAGACACAACCTGTACAGGGACAGCATCGTGCTCAGCAACAGCGACCCCAGCCTGCACCTGCTGGGGGAGAGCCCCTCCATCGACTGGGCGAAGGAGGTCGGAGGAGCCGCGGCGGGGGAGGACGGCGAGGACGGCGGCGAGGGCGAAGGTGGGGAGCACCacaagacgaggaggacgaagcAGGTTGTGTCCATGATCCAGGTGGAAGACCCCTCCATCACGCTCGACCCGCTGGGCGGAAACGACGCCATCCcggagggggacgaggaggagccgGAGAAGGAAGGAGGCGGCGAGGAAAACGTGGGCGGCAAGGCCTCCCCTGAACTGAACGAGCCCGCGAGTCCCAAAGCGCCGGCGAACCCTCCGGCCTTGTCAAATGGTTCTGtcctgaaggaggaggatgaggaggaggacgccaAACCACAGGAGCAGGTTAAAGACGCCTCGCTCAAGGTCGAGTCTGCGACAGGAAGTGCCTCGGCATCAGAGGAGAAGGATGCGGCAGAGGACGGCAAGCCGATGCTGGACGGTAAAGCACCCTCCAAACCAGAAGAGCAGGTTAAAGACGTCTCACTTAAGGTCGAGTCTGCTCCAGGAAGTGCTTCGGCCTCAGAGAAGGGTACAGGAGAGAAGGCTACAGGAGAGAAGGATACAGGAGAG aaggatacaggagaggtgaaggatgcgggagaggagaaggataCAGGAGTGGTGAAGGAtgcgagagaggagaaggatacaggagaggtgaaggatgcgagagaggagaaggatacaggagaggtgaaggatgcgagagaggagaaggatacaggagaggtgaaggatgcgagagaggagaaggatacaggagaggtgaaggatacaggagaggtgaaggatgcgagagaggagaaggatacaggagaggtgaaggatacaggagaggtgaaggatgcgggagaggagaaggataCAGGAGTGGTGAAGGATGCGGGAGAGGTGAAGGATGCGGGAGAGGACAGCCAGCCGATGCAGGACGAACAACCACCCTCCAAAccagaggagtcagaggaggcgTTGCCTCCAGCGCCTCCCAGTGAAATCCTGTCGGGGGCCACAGGAACGGATCCAGAGACGGCTCCACGGGTCCCATCCGCCTTCCCACCGCCTCCGCACGACGACAGCGGTTTCCAGTCGCCCACCAGCCAAGGAGCAGGGggggcggaggcggcggcgctCGTCTCCTCCGGAGGCGGGGGGGCCGCCACCACCGCCGCAGACTCTTCGACCGGCGAGCAGTGA
- the niban2b gene encoding protein Niban 2b isoform X3 — translation MGDVISSHLDEAKREIITARTAVVNGEFGRLYEQQYAVALFNKVRFDVEGGGGPQAQLLHRKIPLENKSIFSGSLFQYLEESKKWRNRFLFVPDSYNINCYDNKASHDRGLHPKGTINCAGYKVLTSMEQYLDLISNSLPDVKAKAGSSPFLKCASQFPLVLWHPYARHYYFCVATEKEQQKWLAVLQDCVRHANDGLSEENKVQTPAFTDAVRLYRQAQGHYGTWDMMCGVAPQILSNLVMEGLLPELRELISPRLKGKLHERQRNWMLISDAVYSLVQGQCQTQYEAVLQGCEAARCSLEASIRTDMDQIITSKEHVTNKIKAVVLPKAEKLLKVSIQPYISSILDALMEPTSRGFSEVRDVFFRELVDMSKNTLNEGTKETVAQHMEKISMLAFHPVKMNSCYEKVEHLSLEGLQQRFDVSSPSVFVQRAQILMREQMDDAVYTFEQILHQSLESLGTDELCKTIQRCQDRVIKKFDYDSSTVRKRFFREALLQIFIPYMLKQLSPSCGSELPRFQELIFEDFSRFILVENIFEEVVLHSVMKDIMMAVKEAAVQRRHNLYRDSIVLSNSDPSLHLLGESPSIDWAKEVGGAAAGEDGEDGGEGEGGEHHKTRRTKQVVSMIQVEDPSITLDPLGGNDAIPEGDEEEPEKEGGGEENVGGKASPELNEPASPKAPANPPALSNGSVLKEEDEEEDAKPQEQVKDASLKVESATGSASASEKGTGEKATGEKDTGEVKDAGEEKDAGEERDAREEKDTGEVKDAGEEKDTGVVKDAREEKDTGEVKDAREEKDTGEVKDAREEKDTGEVKDAREEKDTGEVKDTGEVKDAREEKDTGEVKDTGEVKDAGEEKDTGVVKDAGEVKDAGEDSQPMQDEQPPSKPEESEEALPPAPPSEILSGATGTDPETAPRVPSAFPPPPHDDSGFQSPTSQGAGGAEAAALVSSGGGGAATTAADSSTGEQ, via the exons CTCGGACTGCGGTGGTTAACGGGGAGTTTGGCCGCCTGTATGAGCAGCAGTATGCAGTGGCTCTCTTCAACAAAGTTCGCTTTGACGTGGAAGGAGGAGGCGGCCCGCAAGCGCAGCTACTGCACCGCAAG ATTCCTCTGGAAAACAAGTCCATCTTCTCTGGCTCGCTCTTTCAGTACCTGGAAGAGAGCAAGAAGTGGAGGAACCGCTTCCTCTTCGTCCCAGACTCCTACAACATCAACTGTTACGACAACAAAGCG TCCCACGACAGAGGCCTCCATCCCAAAGGAACCATAAACTGTGCCGGCTACAAAGTGCTGACGTCCATGGAGCAGTACCTGGATCTGATCAGCAACAGCCTGcctg ATGTGAAAGCCAAGGCGGGAAGCTCTCCCTTCCTGAAGTGTGCCAGCCAGTTCCCTCTGGTCCTCTGGCACCCTTACGCCCGCCACTACTACTTCTGCGTGGCGACGGAGAAGGAGCAACAGAAGTGGCTCGCCGTTCTGCAGGACTGCGTCAGACACGCCAATGACG GCCTGTCCGAGGAGAATAAAGTCCAAACGCCAGCCTTCACCGACGCAGTGCGACTCTACCGCCAGGCTCAAGGGCACTACGGCACCTGGGACATGATGTGCGGTGTCGCGCCGCAG ATCCTGTCTAACCTGGTGATGGAGGGTCTCCTCCCGGAGCTGAGGGAGCTCATCTCCCCGCGGCTCAAAGGCAAACTGCACGAGAGGCAGAGGAACTGGATGCTG atcagCGATGCGGTGTACAGCCTGGTGCAGGGCCAGTGTCAGACCCAGTACGAGGCGGTGCTGCAGGGGTGCGAGGCGGCCCGCTGCTCTCTGGAGGCCTCCATCCGAACGGACATGGACCAGATCATCACGTCCAAGGAGCACGTCACCAACAAGATCAAGG CCGTGGTTCTCCCCAAGGCTGAGAAGCTGTTGAAGGTGAGCATCCAGCCCTACATCAGCTCCATCCTGGATGCCCTGATGGAGCCGACCAGCCGCGGCTTCTCCGAGGTCCGCGACGTGTTCTTCAGAGAGCTGGTGGACATGAGCAAGAACACCCTCAACGAGGGCACCAAGGAGACCGTGgcacag cacatGGAGAAGATCTCCATGCTGGCCTTCCACCCGGTGAAGATGAACAGCTGCTACGAGAAGGTGGAGCACCTGAGCCTGGAGGGGCTGCAGCAGCGGTTCGACGTCTCCAGCCCCTCGGTGTTCGTCCAGAGGGCCCAGATCCTCATGAGAGAG CAAATGGACGATGCCGTGTATACGTTTGAGCAGATCCTTCACCAGAGCCTGGAGTCTCTGGGCACAGACGAGCTGTGTAAGACCATCCAGCGCTGCCAGGACCGAGTCATCAAG AAGTTTGACTACGACAGCAGCACGGTGAGGAAGCGTTTCTTCCGCGAGGCCCTGCTCCAGATTTTCATCCCCTACATGCTGAAGCAGCTCAGCCCCTCCTGTGGCTCG GAGCTGCCGCGCTTCCAGGAGCTGATCTTTGAGGACTTCTCCCGTTTCATCCTGGTGGAGAACATCTTTGAGGAGGTGGTGCTGCACTCGGTCATGAAGGACATCATGATGG CTGTGAAGGAGGCGGCGGTCCAGAGGAGACACAACCTGTACAGGGACAGCATCGTGCTCAGCAACAGCGACCCCAGCCTGCACCTGCTGGGGGAGAGCCCCTCCATCGACTGGGCGAAGGAGGTCGGAGGAGCCGCGGCGGGGGAGGACGGCGAGGACGGCGGCGAGGGCGAAGGTGGGGAGCACCacaagacgaggaggacgaagcAGGTTGTGTCCATGATCCAGGTGGAAGACCCCTCCATCACGCTCGACCCGCTGGGCGGAAACGACGCCATCCcggagggggacgaggaggagccgGAGAAGGAAGGAGGCGGCGAGGAAAACGTGGGCGGCAAGGCCTCCCCTGAACTGAACGAGCCCGCGAGTCCCAAAGCGCCGGCGAACCCTCCGGCCTTGTCAAATGGTTCTGtcctgaaggaggaggatgaggaggaggacgccaAACCACAGGAGCAGGTTAAAGACGCCTCGCTCAAGGTCGAGTCTGCGACAG GAAGTGCTTCGGCCTCAGAGAAGGGTACAGGAGAGAAGGCTACAGGAGAGAAGGATACAGGAGAGGTGAAGGATgcgggagaggagaaggatgcgggagaggagagggatgcgagagaggagaaggatacaggagaggtgaaggatgcgggagaggagaaggataCAGGAGTGGTGAAGGAtgcgagagaggagaaggatacaggagaggtgaaggatgcgagagaggagaaggatacaggagaggtgaaggatgcgagagaggagaaggatacaggagaggtgaaggatgcgagagaggagaaggatacaggagaggtgaaggatacaggagaggtgaaggatgcgagagaggagaaggatacaggagaggtgaaggatacaggagaggtgaaggatgcgggagaggagaaggataCAGGAGTGGTGAAGGATGCGGGAGAGGTGAAGGATGCGGGAGAGGACAGCCAGCCGATGCAGGACGAACAACCACCCTCCAAAccagaggagtcagaggaggcgTTGCCTCCAGCGCCTCCCAGTGAAATCCTGTCGGGGGCCACAGGAACGGATCCAGAGACGGCTCCACGGGTCCCATCCGCCTTCCCACCGCCTCCGCACGACGACAGCGGTTTCCAGTCGCCCACCAGCCAAGGAGCAGGGggggcggaggcggcggcgctCGTCTCCTCCGGAGGCGGGGGGGCCGCCACCACCGCCGCAGACTCTTCGACCGGCGAGCAGTGA
- the niban2b gene encoding protein Niban 2b isoform X4 has protein sequence MGDVISSHLDEAKREIITARTAVVNGEFGRLYEQQYAVALFNKVRFDVEGGGGPQAQLLHRKIPLENKSIFSGSLFQYLEESKKWRNRFLFVPDSYNINCYDNKASHDRGLHPKGTINCAGYKVLTSMEQYLDLISNSLPDVKAKAGSSPFLKCASQFPLVLWHPYARHYYFCVATEKEQQKWLAVLQDCVRHANDGLSEENKVQTPAFTDAVRLYRQAQGHYGTWDMMCGVAPQILSNLVMEGLLPELRELISPRLKGKLHERQRNWMLISDAVYSLVQGQCQTQYEAVLQGCEAARCSLEASIRTDMDQIITSKEHVTNKIKAVVLPKAEKLLKVSIQPYISSILDALMEPTSRGFSEVRDVFFRELVDMSKNTLNEGTKETVAQHMEKISMLAFHPVKMNSCYEKVEHLSLEGLQQRFDVSSPSVFVQRAQILMREQMDDAVYTFEQILHQSLESLGTDELCKTIQRCQDRVIKKFDYDSSTVRKRFFREALLQIFIPYMLKQLSPSCGSELPRFQELIFEDFSRFILVENIFEEVVLHSVMKDIMMAVKEAAVQRRHNLYRDSIVLSNSDPSLHLLGESPSIDWAKEVGGAAAGEDGEDGGEGEGGEHHKTRRTKQVVSMIQVEDPSITLDPLGGNDAIPEGDEEEPEKEGGGEENVGGKASPELNEPASPKAPANPPALSNGSVLKEEDEEEDAKPQEQVKDASLKVESATGSASASEKGTGEKATGEKDTGEKDTGEVKDAGEEKDTGVVKDAREEKDTGEVKDAREEKDTGEVKDAREEKDTGEVKDAREEKDTGEVKDTGEVKDAREEKDTGEVKDTGEVKDAGEEKDTGVVKDAGEVKDAGEDSQPMQDEQPPSKPEESEEALPPAPPSEILSGATGTDPETAPRVPSAFPPPPHDDSGFQSPTSQGAGGAEAAALVSSGGGGAATTAADSSTGEQ, from the exons CTCGGACTGCGGTGGTTAACGGGGAGTTTGGCCGCCTGTATGAGCAGCAGTATGCAGTGGCTCTCTTCAACAAAGTTCGCTTTGACGTGGAAGGAGGAGGCGGCCCGCAAGCGCAGCTACTGCACCGCAAG ATTCCTCTGGAAAACAAGTCCATCTTCTCTGGCTCGCTCTTTCAGTACCTGGAAGAGAGCAAGAAGTGGAGGAACCGCTTCCTCTTCGTCCCAGACTCCTACAACATCAACTGTTACGACAACAAAGCG TCCCACGACAGAGGCCTCCATCCCAAAGGAACCATAAACTGTGCCGGCTACAAAGTGCTGACGTCCATGGAGCAGTACCTGGATCTGATCAGCAACAGCCTGcctg ATGTGAAAGCCAAGGCGGGAAGCTCTCCCTTCCTGAAGTGTGCCAGCCAGTTCCCTCTGGTCCTCTGGCACCCTTACGCCCGCCACTACTACTTCTGCGTGGCGACGGAGAAGGAGCAACAGAAGTGGCTCGCCGTTCTGCAGGACTGCGTCAGACACGCCAATGACG GCCTGTCCGAGGAGAATAAAGTCCAAACGCCAGCCTTCACCGACGCAGTGCGACTCTACCGCCAGGCTCAAGGGCACTACGGCACCTGGGACATGATGTGCGGTGTCGCGCCGCAG ATCCTGTCTAACCTGGTGATGGAGGGTCTCCTCCCGGAGCTGAGGGAGCTCATCTCCCCGCGGCTCAAAGGCAAACTGCACGAGAGGCAGAGGAACTGGATGCTG atcagCGATGCGGTGTACAGCCTGGTGCAGGGCCAGTGTCAGACCCAGTACGAGGCGGTGCTGCAGGGGTGCGAGGCGGCCCGCTGCTCTCTGGAGGCCTCCATCCGAACGGACATGGACCAGATCATCACGTCCAAGGAGCACGTCACCAACAAGATCAAGG CCGTGGTTCTCCCCAAGGCTGAGAAGCTGTTGAAGGTGAGCATCCAGCCCTACATCAGCTCCATCCTGGATGCCCTGATGGAGCCGACCAGCCGCGGCTTCTCCGAGGTCCGCGACGTGTTCTTCAGAGAGCTGGTGGACATGAGCAAGAACACCCTCAACGAGGGCACCAAGGAGACCGTGgcacag cacatGGAGAAGATCTCCATGCTGGCCTTCCACCCGGTGAAGATGAACAGCTGCTACGAGAAGGTGGAGCACCTGAGCCTGGAGGGGCTGCAGCAGCGGTTCGACGTCTCCAGCCCCTCGGTGTTCGTCCAGAGGGCCCAGATCCTCATGAGAGAG CAAATGGACGATGCCGTGTATACGTTTGAGCAGATCCTTCACCAGAGCCTGGAGTCTCTGGGCACAGACGAGCTGTGTAAGACCATCCAGCGCTGCCAGGACCGAGTCATCAAG AAGTTTGACTACGACAGCAGCACGGTGAGGAAGCGTTTCTTCCGCGAGGCCCTGCTCCAGATTTTCATCCCCTACATGCTGAAGCAGCTCAGCCCCTCCTGTGGCTCG GAGCTGCCGCGCTTCCAGGAGCTGATCTTTGAGGACTTCTCCCGTTTCATCCTGGTGGAGAACATCTTTGAGGAGGTGGTGCTGCACTCGGTCATGAAGGACATCATGATGG CTGTGAAGGAGGCGGCGGTCCAGAGGAGACACAACCTGTACAGGGACAGCATCGTGCTCAGCAACAGCGACCCCAGCCTGCACCTGCTGGGGGAGAGCCCCTCCATCGACTGGGCGAAGGAGGTCGGAGGAGCCGCGGCGGGGGAGGACGGCGAGGACGGCGGCGAGGGCGAAGGTGGGGAGCACCacaagacgaggaggacgaagcAGGTTGTGTCCATGATCCAGGTGGAAGACCCCTCCATCACGCTCGACCCGCTGGGCGGAAACGACGCCATCCcggagggggacgaggaggagccgGAGAAGGAAGGAGGCGGCGAGGAAAACGTGGGCGGCAAGGCCTCCCCTGAACTGAACGAGCCCGCGAGTCCCAAAGCGCCGGCGAACCCTCCGGCCTTGTCAAATGGTTCTGtcctgaaggaggaggatgaggaggaggacgccaAACCACAGGAGCAGGTTAAAGACGCCTCGCTCAAGGTCGAGTCTGCGACAG GAAGTGCTTCGGCCTCAGAGAAGGGTACAGGAGAGAAGGCTACAGGAGAGAAGGATACAGGAGAG aaggatacaggagaggtgaaggatgcgggagaggagaaggataCAGGAGTGGTGAAGGAtgcgagagaggagaaggatacaggagaggtgaaggatgcgagagaggagaaggatacaggagaggtgaaggatgcgagagaggagaaggatacaggagaggtgaaggatgcgagagaggagaaggatacaggagaggtgaaggatacaggagaggtgaaggatgcgagagaggagaaggatacaggagaggtgaaggatacaggagaggtgaaggatgcgggagaggagaaggataCAGGAGTGGTGAAGGATGCGGGAGAGGTGAAGGATGCGGGAGAGGACAGCCAGCCGATGCAGGACGAACAACCACCCTCCAAAccagaggagtcagaggaggcgTTGCCTCCAGCGCCTCCCAGTGAAATCCTGTCGGGGGCCACAGGAACGGATCCAGAGACGGCTCCACGGGTCCCATCCGCCTTCCCACCGCCTCCGCACGACGACAGCGGTTTCCAGTCGCCCACCAGCCAAGGAGCAGGGggggcggaggcggcggcgctCGTCTCCTCCGGAGGCGGGGGGGCCGCCACCACCGCCGCAGACTCTTCGACCGGCGAGCAGTGA